The nucleotide window TTCTGCCTAGATAGAGTTTCTTCCCCTCGCTGGCAGCTCTCTTTCGTTTGTGTATTGTTTCCCCTGCCCTGGGTTTTCACTTGGAAAGGTGCAATTACGGCTAAAACCCAAGGGGAAGCGGCGCGGGGGGGATAGTGGGGCCGGGAGAGGAGATGGGCTCTGCCGCCCGGGCGCGGGGGAGAGCCGAGAGGCAGCAGAGAGGGGCCAGGAGGCTGCCCCGGGGTGTCGGGGGCTGCTCCGCGGGCCGCGCAGGGAAGGGGGCAGCCGGGCCGTGCCCGGCCCTTGCAGCCCTGTCGGCCGCTTCCCCGCCCGCTCCACCTCGCGGGAGTCTCCGCTCCCCCGGCCTCGCCCTGCGCGGTCTCGGGCCCCGCGCGGAGCACACCGCGCCCGCGGAGCGGCCGCACTGCGGAGCCCCCCTGCTCGGCGAGGCAGCAGCGCCCGGGAGGCGTTTGCACGTCGCCCCGGCTTGGCGACAATTAGTTAACTGGTGAAAAACAACTCTTTAACGATTGGTGAGGGCTTGGACAGCGCGGGCAGCGGCGAGCCCGCCGGCGGGGACCGAGGGCCGGGTCCCAGCCCGGCGTTCAACCCGACGGTAGCAGCTCCGCAGCAGCGGGTCtggaggggctggcgggggggaaGGAGTGTCCCGGGGAAGCCATCCTCCAGGACCCCTCCGCGCTACACCCGAGCGGCGGGAGCAGGACCGGGGCGGGGGAGGGTTCCTGCCCGCCCAGAAGGAGAGAAGCGGCGGGGCAGAGGcagagggaggcggcggggcttACCGGTCCACTGTCCCTTCCAGGCGTGCGATTTGGTGGACTTCATCCAGGCGAAAGGCACCTGCACTCGCGGCTCCTCTATCGCCCCCGTGTCCGCCCCGTCTGAGAAAGGCAGAGCGtcctggtggggaggaggaagatgagggtggtggtggtgatggtgatgaAGGTGGGAGACCCCGGCATCCTCTGTGATGGGGGGCACCTCGTAAGGTGAAATGTCTGGTGGGCTGCCTTGCTCGAGAGCCCCTAAGGCGCTGGGGTAAGGagtctgctgctgcctgctcatgTACAGGCAGGCGGGGGGGCTGGGGTTGTAATCCTGCGCCTGGGCTCTCTGAAACGCACACGACTCCTTGTAGAGCTGCGCCGAGGCGTAATACTGCTCCTCGGTGTTCAtggcgagcggggccggggcggggggcgggggtcTCGCAGCTTAGGGACACATAGGGCTGCTCCCGCTCCCGGCGCCAGGGGTGCCTCTTTGACAGCTCGCCGCCCCGTcgggccccgccgccctgcccggctcccgccgcctccccatAGGCGCCGCTGCCCCCACGTGAGCCCTTCCGCAGCCCTCCTGGGCGGGGCGCGACCCATAAGAGGCCACCCGGGGTGGCCCCGGCCCCGCAACCCCCTTCCCCTTAGTCGGGCAGGACCCGGGACCCCCCGACCCTGCCGCGGGGCGCCGCTCCCTGCTTTGGGGTGAGgacccccgcggcggggggctcGCGGGGacggggaagggggaagggggattGCCCCGACGTGCGGGGCGCTCCGGGGGGGATGGCCCCTAAACCCACCTTTTCCCGCCCCGCTTGCCCAGGGGCTGCTtatcccccagcccccccccccgggcatGACAAGGGAAGCGAcaccccgggggggccgggggaggggggacacgCGGCTCCTGGAGGTGTTTGGCACCGAGGGATTTTGGCTGCCGGGGCATCTCGGCCAGGGAGTCGGCAGTGGGAGCCGGTGTCCGGGGACGGGCAGGGTGCGCCGGGGGGTCGCTCCCTCGGGGGGAGCCGTGTTCCGGGGCTCCGGGAGGAAGCAAGGACCGGCTTGCCGCCCGCTCTGCCCCTGAGCGGGGGGATGCGGCCGGAGGGGACCACAATGCTATCACCAGAAAGAGCGATAGGCAGAGGATTGTTTGCCCAAGGGGTAAATTTGGGAGCCTTCCCCGCTGCCTGGGCTGCAATGTGTTGACCCTCGGAGATAATCTGCTCCGAACTGGTGCCGGTTGACTTGGTGACGAGGCTATGAGGAGGCGGAGAGCTACCGAAAGGGACAAAGATCGTTTCCCTGCCTCCCTGCGCTCGACCCGGCGGCCGCTCTCGCCGGCTCGGGGGCAGGCACGCTTCCTCCTTGCCCGGCCCTCCTCCTCTCACAGCCTCTTCCCCGGGCGCCTTCCCCCGGCACCGGGGCTCCGGCCGCCGCCGTCGGGGCGCGCACCCGCGGCTCCGTCTGGGGAGGCCGCGGGGAGGCAAGCCCGGGTGCGGGCGGCTCGGCTCTGCTCGGCTCGGCTAAGCCTGGCCTGGCTCAGCTCGGCTTGGCCGGTGGCGATGCATCCCCTGAGCTGGCGGGACAGGAGGATCCCTGTACCTCGCTCCTGCTCCCTGTTCCGTGGGATCATAAACCCGCCCAGTCCATTACACTGAAAATGAGTTTCCGCTCTGAACCCACGCGGGTCCCCCGTCTCTTAGAAAGCACACTGAGCCTTTGATTCAATATTGAGCCATTAAGCGATTGCTTTCCCAAGCCATTTAACAGCAGCTCTTAtggataaataaacaaaaaaggctGTAAACCAATTATAGTGCGGAtagtgaaaaagtattttattagCAGGAATTACCGATAGACATCGCTGCTGCTCGGGGTCCCCCCGCCCGGCGCCCTCCCTCTCCATCCCCTGGCATGCCGGCCGGGGTACGCGCCCTGCCCGGCGCTCGCAGCCGGTGCGCGGCTGGAGGGATGCGCTGAGCCAGGCGAGCTCCCTTagcggtggggtggggggtgtgtgtgtgtctgtgtgtctgtgtgtcccacCCCCGGCTCAGCACCCCGCGCCCGCGATGCGTCCCCTGAGGCCTTTTGCAGGCACGGGTGTCCTTTGATCCGGAGGCTTCTTGTGCGCCGAGCCCAgcccggcacccccagccccttccccagagaTCTGCTCCCCGGAGCATTTACAGCCCCGGGTTTTCCACGGGGAACTGGCGCGGACAAACAAACGCGAGGCTATAAAACCCAGAGCAAATTGATTCATCTCCAGGGAGGACCATTACCCGGTGTCTTAATGCGGTCCTCTCTCTATAACGAACGTTTCTAAATAGAGCAAACACTTCCCCCTCCAAAGCAAATGAATTTCGTATAATTTAGAGCTAATTCTCTTTCATTCTGCCTGCGTGAGCAGGCGATAAGGGCACGCTTTGCCGTGCTAACAACAAGGCGGCGAGCTGCCGTGCAGGAAAAGGGCCCCGCTGGGTATCCCGGCATTGGGGACCCCGGTCGGGCCCCGGGGGTGGTGATGTCCGGCAGCTGGTGGCCACGGATTAGGGAGCTGAGCCCGGCCGGAGCCCGAGCCCAGGGATCACCgctgcctgcctcctcctcctgggaCGCAGTCACTGAGATCTGGCTGAAGAGCCCCTCCACAGCCGTGGGTTCCCAGGCGAAGCCTCTGAGCTATGAGTGGGTCCCATCCCGGTGCCCACTTGGTGTGGGAAATGGGTGATGGGcgaggcaggagggagaggtgggaacAGCCTCGCTTGCCCCAGAAGTGGGCTCTGCAGACACTACTGTGCTGACTCAAGGCAAAGGGCCGGTGACTCCATATTCTCCCCCTAAATGATGTCCATATGTATTGCCTCGGGCAGCCACAGCGGGCTGTGCACATGAGATACCACATCCAGATCTTCTCCCAAACACCCAGAATTTCCTGCTCCAGGGATTTCCTGAGCCGTGTGGATGTTATAGTCCTCAGCTGATTCTTCCACATCTCAAGTCTCCACTGAAACCTTAGGTAAATCCTTTGTCTTCCACCACCTTGTGTCAAAGTGTTCCCCAGATTAACTGCCACTGCGTGAGGCACTGCCACCCTTTGCTGACCTTGCACCTGGATGCGTTTAATCAGTCCTGATTCTCCAACTAGAAGAGCCCTGAGATGGATAGGCACGGTGTAAGAAATTAGAAGGTACACCATTCCTTCTTTAGCTCATACATGGACCCTATGAGGCCAGGGACTCCTGCACACACACTGTCATCTCCCACCTGAGAACTTCCCCTGTCCTGACTCCCCAGGTCTGTGCTTTTGGCAGGCTTGGAGTGACAAGAAACAGTCTATAGATaaccatgtaaaaaaaaaaaaaaaaggctgatacAAATATGTTTATTTGCACTGATAAATGTACAATAGAGTTTTAACTGTTCAGAACAGAGGAAAGTAAGGCTCAGGTAGATTCTCTCTCACCTTGAAGCCTGGCTCGATGTATGCTGCAATTCAGGTGGAGGTTTTGTACTTTATTTGTGGTAGCAAGTTTTTGTGGACCATAGACCTCAAAGATCTTGGGGATATTTATGGCTGCAATGTTTGGGTCACCCAGCTTCA belongs to Strix uralensis isolate ZFMK-TIS-50842 chromosome 2, bStrUra1, whole genome shotgun sequence and includes:
- the PDX1 gene encoding pancreas/duodenum homeobox protein 1 — translated: MNTEEQYYASAQLYKESCAFQRAQAQDYNPSPPACLYMSRQQQTPYPSALGALEQGSPPDISPYEVPPITEDAGVSHLHHHHHHHPHLPPPHQDALPFSDGADTGAIEEPRVQVPFAWMKSTKSHAWKGQWTGGSYVVEPEENKRTRTAYTRAQLLELEKEFLFNKYISRPRRVELAVMLNLTERHIKIWFQNRRMKWKKEEDKKRGAGNSNDPEQDCVVSSGELQGKEDLQPCPPGNLTSGGSRDLLAPSLAPRRQQDSR